Part of the Besnoitia besnoiti strain Bb-Ger1 chromosome Unknown contig00015, whole genome shotgun sequence genome is shown below.
TTCAAAACGACCACCTCTGGGCTGCTGTCAAAGTCTTTTGACTTATCTTCCGGATGGCGTTCTTCAACTCTCCACCAGCTGACGTTGATACGGAAAGATGATAGTTGGTCCGCTAGTGCAGCTCCCGACGCCGGTGTTAAAACAATTCGCCCCTGTTTGCCGACGTGCTCGGTCTCAAGCTGGGAAGACAAGCGCAGAAGGGAAACACCAAATGGTTTGGTCGTTAAAAAGAGCCGAGCCTGGTCGTTGCACGACAGTGTCAGCATGCAATATGGAACTGGTAGATGGAGGGAAACCTAAGCTGTCGCTTACCTGAAGTTTAGCCTGTGAGCCAACTAGCCAACGCTGCAGGTCAGCCGGCTTGTATGCAAGTCCTTTTTCGACTTCGTCGACCAAGTTGACTTGCTGCAGCACTCTCTGCACTCTAACAGAGTCGTCCTCGCTCATAGCCACGTCAAGCGAGTCACTCCAGAAGGCAGCATCGTGGAAACGATATGACCCGACCAGTGTGCTCCCGACGATGGCATAGTCTACATGGTGAGCTGCCAATGTCTTCGACACGATCTCCATGAGTGCCATGTTTACTTCGTACATCTGATAATCCATTTTCCTCGTCATCGATGTCGAAGGCTCCTTCCACGCTTCCTGGAGCGACTCTGACCGTTCGAACCCTCGCCAGCTGGAAAAGTCGTCGTTGATGTACAACGAGGGTAGGGTGCCTGCCGAGCATCGATACAGGTCCTGTTTCGTTGTTGTGTATTCTACGGGAAGGCGCAGATTTTGAATATATATCAGGAGAGGAAACGTGACCTGATTCCAGAAGATCAACGATAGACCAACCACGGCGGTGAGGCCAATAAGAGCCAATTGCTGCCACCGCTGCTTCATATGAATGCGCCTCAGGCGTAGTAGGCGCAGAGCGTGATACCCACGAGCTTGTTTATCCTGGCCCGAAAGCAGCATCCTGTACGTCCTATTCGTCGGCGCATCGGGATGTCTGTTATGATTTGAGCATGCCATGAGCGGCACCTCGCCGACCGTTAACGGCCGGGAAAAGCCCGGAGGCACCGAACCGCTCTGTTGCTTGGGCTGCATCAGGTCAACGAATATACGGAAGTCCAGACCCACTCCGTCGTTGCGCGCTCAACTTGGAGGCGCAAGATACACACTCTACGGAACGCAAACGTGCTGTAGGGTTCTGTCAAGAATGCGACACGCGAACTCAGAGTTTCTGGGAGGTGTAAGGTCCAGGCGAGCGGCTCACACGGGAGAAGTCACGGATGCGAACCTATAGTGATGATACATGGCATACAGGGCTGATGAATGAGTCGTGCTAAAAAGGAAGAATCATTGTGGGGGCGCCGCCATAAACACACGAGAAGGGAAGGAAGAAACAATGAAAGCCAGCGGCCGGTTGCgcacaggcggcggagcctcggCTACTAGGATGATGGGCCGCTGTTTCTAGCTGGCATATCCCtcagagcgacgccgcctttCTGCGCTCAAAGAATCAATAATCAGCCACTTTGATGAGACAAAAAAATGCTTCATCTAAATTAT
Proteins encoded:
- a CDS encoding uncharacterized protein (encoded by transcript BESB_027590) — encoded protein: MQPKQQSGSVPPGFSRPLTVGEVPLMACSNHNRHPDAPTNRTYRMLLSGQDKQARGYHALRLLRLRRIHMKQRWQQLALIGLTAVVGLSLIFWNQVTFPLLIYIQNLRLPVEYTTTKQDLYRCSAGTLPSLYINDDFSSWRGFERSESLQEAWKEPSTSMTRKMDYQMYEVNMALMEIVSKTLAAHHVDYAIVGSTLVGSYRFHDAAFWSDSLDVAMSEDDSVRVQRVLQQVNLVDEVEKGLAYKPADLQRWLVGSQAKLQLETEHVGKQGRIVLTPASGAALADQLSSFRINVSWWRVEERHPEDKSKDFDSSPEVVVLNMPVTDGSAETVRVPSTEWFPLTNRPLGMLVVAAPFNPLFYVNTQYNEAEPRCGSASSSKSSGFLYWDRFAGSCSILRSSYFYVVRDKVKDNCYREVLLYGGQFKSVAYVGGTFRPAEKFSSWHFV